TGTTTAACTTTTTCTCAGTTCTTGTTTAGTAtgatttaatgttttctttttcttggatgACTTTGTTCTGGTATTTCTATTCTAAGTTGAGCTGTGCTTATGAAACATCCTTGACCTGtgttctaatatttttttaaaaataggaaaaaaaaaactgattctGCTTTTCATCAGCTCTTGTAATTTGATCCCTGATCTAGTCTTAGACTTTTCATGGCTGTATCATTGAGTTTTACCTACcattcaatttataatttagttagagaagaaggaaaagtaGGTGTGACTAACCTCTTAACCTTTTTTCCGTAGTCCTTTATTTTTGAAGGGTGGGGTAATTGGACCCCATCTCTGTTAACAAAATAAGTCACTTTTTTCTTATGCCTGTTTTGGGGTAAACACAAAGAAATATGGTTGTTGAATTTCTAAAGTGAATTGGTGTATTGAGAACTAAGTTCAAGTCTAATATATCCTCCCCAAACCAGGTACTTAAGTAAAGTAAGGTTGACTTCTTTTATAAATTGTTCTTTATCTCTAgattttttaatgttaagtttaaattatGATGATTTCGTGAAAAATATCTTAATCTTGTTTATGCAGGCATTACACAGTGACTCTCAACATTGGCTATCCGGCCAAGCCTTACGACCTTGACATAGATTCGGGTAGTGACATCACTTGGGTTCAATGTGATGCACCATGTAAAGGTTGCACAAAGGTATGCAATGCTTAAACTAAGATTAGGCCTGTTTCTAAATTCTATCCTCAGAATCAGTATTCAGCTGGTGTTAAATTTTTGCAGCCTCGTGACCAACTTTATAAACCCAATCACAACCTTGTGCAATGTGCGGAACAATTGTGTTCTGAAGTGCACTTACCAACAGACCATAATTGTGCTTCCCCAGATGACCAATGTGACTATGAAGTTGAGTATGCAGATAATGGATCATCTCTGGGTGTGCTAGTCCGGGACTACATTAATTTTCAATTCACCAATGGCTCTGTGGTCCGCCCTAAGATAGCCTTTGGGTGAGTGTTTTCTTTACATCTGCGTGAATCACACTGGTTGTGTATCTGCTGTTAGGGTTCTTTTTTGGATAAACTTATACATTAACGCTTATAGACAAAGAAAATAAGCAGGTAAAACGATTGACCCCACATGAGCTAAAACTAACTTCTGCACTTTTATGGAAATTCTCTCATCTAAATTTTCTAAACTTGCTGCATGAGATGATTTTAGGTCATAGGAAAAGCTCAATTCACTTTTGCTTGTAGTTTTCTTCTTATACAAGTGTTTATACAGAAGCTTATTCTAATGAGAcataattagttaattattgGTGAAGTTACGATGCTAATAAAAATATGGTGAAATTTTGCATAAGTAAATAGGGCAACACAACAAAATTGATCTGCTCACAGGATTTGTGAATAATTTAAGAGTTTCTTTGTGTGATGCATGGCTAGGTGCGGATATGATCAAAAGTATGCTGGTTCTACCTCCCCACCTTCTACAGCAGGAGTCATTGGCCTTGGCAATGGCAGAGCAAGCATTTTAACTCAGCTTCATTCTTTAGGTCTGATACGCAATGTAGTTGGACACTGCCTAAGTTCAAGAGGAGGAGGGTTTTTATTCTTTGGAGATGATCCCGTTCCCACTTCAGGAATTTTTTGGACAACCATGCTGCATACTTCTTCGGAGTAAGTTttaaaattgatgttatttgttcTTTCTtagatgttatttttttcagaCATGCATCATCTGTTGCCACTCATGAATGCTTGCAAACAATAATTGTTTCAGAAAACACTACAGCTCAGGACCAGCAGAGCTGTTGTTCAATGGAAAAGCTACGAAAGTTAAGGGTCTTCAACTTATCTTCGATAGCGGGAGCTCTTACACATATTTCAACTCCCTGGTGTATCAAGCTGTTGTAAATCTGGTAAGATGGAAACTGGAAAGCCTCAATTTTAGCCATCAATTTCATTGTCTTATATGTTCTACATATATTTATTCCGCCATCTTCAGTTAATTATCCTTGATCGATGATACAGGTGTCGGATGATTTAAAGGGGAAACAGTTGACAAGAGCAACCGATGATCCATCACTTCCAGTTTGTTGGAAGGGTCCAAAATCTTTCAAATCGTTAAGTGATGTCAAGAAATACTTCAAACCCCTAGCATTTATCTTCACAAAAACTAAGAATGTGCAGATGCACCTTCCGCCAGAAGCTTATCTTATTATCACTGTGAGATCCGTTTAAGACTAAATCTGTAGTTAAGAGAACAAATGAGATAGGCTAACATACTGCACTTTCACAGAAACATGGCAATGTCTGCTTTGGGATTCTTGATGGCACC
This window of the Vigna angularis cultivar LongXiaoDou No.4 chromosome 7, ASM1680809v1, whole genome shotgun sequence genome carries:
- the LOC108338157 gene encoding aspartic proteinase Asp1; the encoded protein is MDFRSRGITWHTLFLLFLLFSAIFPLSFSAANQPHKAKNLATHRLSSSAVFKVQGNVYPLGHYTVTLNIGYPAKPYDLDIDSGSDITWVQCDAPCKGCTKPRDQLYKPNHNLVQCAEQLCSEVHLPTDHNCASPDDQCDYEVEYADNGSSLGVLVRDYINFQFTNGSVVRPKIAFGCGYDQKYAGSTSPPSTAGVIGLGNGRASILTQLHSLGLIRNVVGHCLSSRGGGFLFFGDDPVPTSGIFWTTMLHTSSEKHYSSGPAELLFNGKATKVKGLQLIFDSGSSYTYFNSLVYQAVVNLVSDDLKGKQLTRATDDPSLPVCWKGPKSFKSLSDVKKYFKPLAFIFTKTKNVQMHLPPEAYLIITKHGNVCFGILDGTEVGLENLNIIGDISLQDKMVIYDNEKQQIGWASSNCDRLPNVERDLEGDFPHPYAANLGIFGNGYPASFENIDDQ